In Streptantibioticus cattleyicolor NRRL 8057 = DSM 46488, a genomic segment contains:
- a CDS encoding TetR/AcrR family transcriptional regulator translates to MGRPKQFDPDHAVEQAMEVFWRKGYAGTTPQDLVDALGIGKGSLYNTFGSKHGLYERALRRYRDSQAAALVGMIEEPGSVKERLRNVLTYLVEADLADPHRRGCMAVNAAAELAGTDEVATELVRRMLDRTEGAFSALIDEGRRSGEIAPGRDAAALGSLLLTTVVGLRLMARVAEGPDRLTRTIDALLDSL, encoded by the coding sequence ATGGGAAGGCCCAAGCAGTTCGATCCGGACCACGCCGTCGAGCAGGCCATGGAGGTGTTCTGGCGCAAGGGATACGCCGGGACCACCCCGCAGGACCTGGTGGACGCGCTCGGCATCGGCAAGGGCAGCCTCTACAACACGTTCGGCAGCAAACACGGCCTGTACGAGCGGGCGCTGCGCCGCTACCGCGACAGCCAGGCCGCCGCGCTGGTCGGCATGATCGAGGAGCCCGGCTCCGTCAAGGAACGCCTGCGCAACGTGCTGACGTACCTGGTGGAGGCCGACCTCGCCGACCCGCACCGCCGGGGCTGCATGGCCGTCAACGCCGCCGCCGAACTCGCCGGCACCGACGAGGTGGCCACCGAACTCGTCCGGCGCATGCTCGACCGCACCGAGGGCGCGTTCAGCGCGCTGATCGACGAAGGCCGGCGCTCCGGTGAGATCGCCCCCGGGCGCGACGCCGCCGCGCTGGGAAGCCTGCTGCTCACCACCGTCGTCGGCCTGCGGCTGATGGCCCGCGTCGCCGAAGGGCCAGACCGGCTCACCCGGACGATCGACGCGCTGCTCGACTCCCTGTGA
- a CDS encoding rhomboid-like protein: MTGSGRRVPWAAPAYSGAVALSGYATARLAPERRERVLRAHSTNVDNLRAGRWYTLVTSAFFVEEPLGPGFGAVLPLALGRAEAAWGVRRTAAVFALGHVGASLLVYAGLRAAGVSGRTARAVDVGPSYGFNAVLAARAASVPHPAARAAATAGLLALGVRPLLRRGRTFTDAGHLAALVLGAGAATLRRRHRSHGHAQ; the protein is encoded by the coding sequence ATGACCGGATCCGGACGACGTGTGCCGTGGGCCGCGCCGGCGTACTCGGGGGCGGTGGCGTTGAGCGGGTACGCGACGGCGCGGCTGGCCCCGGAGCGGCGGGAGCGTGTGCTGCGCGCCCATTCGACCAACGTGGACAACCTGCGCGCCGGGCGCTGGTACACCCTGGTGACCAGCGCGTTCTTCGTGGAGGAGCCGCTGGGGCCGGGGTTCGGCGCGGTGTTGCCGCTGGCGCTGGGGCGGGCGGAGGCGGCGTGGGGGGTGCGCCGGACGGCCGCGGTGTTCGCGCTGGGGCACGTCGGCGCGAGCCTCCTGGTGTACGCGGGGCTGCGGGCCGCCGGGGTGTCGGGGCGGACCGCGCGGGCGGTGGACGTCGGACCGTCCTACGGGTTCAACGCGGTGCTGGCCGCGCGGGCCGCCTCCGTACCCCACCCGGCGGCGCGGGCCGCCGCCACGGCGGGGCTGCTCGCGCTGGGCGTACGCCCGTTGCTGCGGCGCGGCAGGACGTTCACCGACGCCGGGCATCTGGCGGCGCTGGTACTGGGGGCCGGCGCGGCGACGCTGCGACGCCGTCACCGCTCCCATGGTCACGCTCAGTAG
- a CDS encoding effector-associated constant component EACC1, with translation MQVKIVVQSEDGDQSLTSLYRWLAEDPEVTRDASILLVATPPGAGEMGGAFEVINAVLTHAIALGGLVVSCAAWRASRTHAPVIRIERDGVTVTVEDDSPDTVRRVIDALGGPALQAAQEDDPVADEVHGAVDGHEPGPQ, from the coding sequence GTGCAGGTGAAGATCGTTGTCCAGAGCGAAGATGGTGACCAGTCGCTGACTTCCCTCTATCGCTGGCTCGCGGAGGACCCCGAGGTGACCCGCGACGCGTCAATCCTCCTGGTGGCCACACCGCCCGGGGCCGGGGAGATGGGCGGGGCGTTCGAGGTCATCAACGCGGTTCTCACCCACGCGATCGCTCTCGGCGGACTTGTGGTGTCCTGCGCAGCCTGGCGCGCTTCGCGTACCCATGCCCCCGTGATACGCATCGAACGGGACGGGGTGACAGTCACGGTCGAGGACGACTCGCCGGACACCGTACGCCGCGTCATCGACGCCCTCGGCGGCCCGGCCCTGCAGGCGGCGCAGGAAGATGATCCGGTGGCCGACGAGGTGCACGGTGCCGTCGACGGGCATGAGCCGGGGCCGCAGTAG
- a CDS encoding caspase, EACC1-associated type has product MAVLPDPGSSQALLIGVHTYDGMEDLSAVERNLTGLQQTLADREVWGLPPTHCTVLSQPSSAQAVLDALGRVAARATDTLVVYYAGHGLTDPVTDELYLGLPGSDPERTYSALPYDWVRRAMLDPRVRARRKVMILDCCYSGRALVGGMSTATEAASQVADHALIEGTCLLVASSATRKALSPPGERYTAFTGELITLLAEGVRGGPPLLDMDTVYRQLYIALAARGRPLPQQRNLNTGGLIALARNRAHVSAPHASPAARRPQPTEEPSSAQPEPSTKPQTAQQQTTEKPPRARPEPAAAQPRPAQPQDPRLQLVPQQAAPDAGQAARATSSPPKAPTEASRSSSPATAGEAARGSAVGSTPLVGLAAAPVPRRQGTNQPPPPKPRHRWLRRRTFILGGMALAAGGTAAAVYALEDPSVPPPAFSLNSPVSSIGFSPDGRTLAAGGQDATVLLWDVAARKQSALLVGPSSYNVNALAFSPDGKQLATANDDGTIRLWNLAERTSTALSNDRYTGAIMSVSFTPDARTLVSSTAQSSGTYIQVWNIATRALATVQTTDSSSDGSSYFTALSPNGRTVAGLGFGDQNVVGKVRLLDLASHSARPDNFLADVARGTCVGFAPDGRIIATGTAETNTIQLWSVAALASASSDSESSARPVRILTGHQQAVTSVAFSPDSKRLTSGSKDKTVRVWDAATGNVLSNFTGNNGAVNSVAFGHDGKTLAAGGQDKGVRLWQL; this is encoded by the coding sequence ATGGCGGTGCTGCCGGATCCCGGCTCCTCGCAGGCACTGCTCATAGGGGTGCACACCTACGACGGGATGGAGGACCTGTCCGCCGTCGAGCGTAATCTGACCGGACTTCAGCAGACTTTGGCCGACCGGGAGGTGTGGGGCCTTCCGCCCACGCATTGCACGGTGCTGTCCCAACCATCCAGCGCACAGGCTGTACTGGACGCTCTCGGCCGTGTCGCCGCACGCGCCACTGACACCCTGGTCGTCTACTACGCCGGCCACGGGCTCACCGACCCTGTCACCGATGAGCTGTACCTGGGGTTACCCGGATCGGACCCGGAACGCACCTACAGTGCCCTGCCGTACGACTGGGTGCGCCGTGCCATGCTGGACCCACGGGTACGGGCCCGGCGCAAGGTGATGATCCTGGACTGCTGCTACAGCGGCCGGGCCCTGGTGGGCGGCATGAGCACCGCCACCGAAGCCGCCTCGCAAGTCGCCGACCACGCGCTCATCGAGGGCACCTGTCTGCTCGTGGCCTCCTCGGCGACCCGCAAGGCCCTGTCTCCGCCGGGCGAGCGGTACACCGCCTTCACCGGCGAGCTGATCACCCTCCTGGCCGAGGGCGTGAGGGGCGGTCCGCCTCTGCTCGACATGGACACCGTCTACCGCCAGCTGTACATCGCACTGGCTGCCAGGGGCAGACCGCTGCCGCAGCAGCGCAACCTCAACACCGGCGGCCTGATCGCCCTCGCCCGCAACCGCGCCCACGTGTCCGCGCCGCACGCATCACCGGCCGCCCGGCGGCCGCAGCCCACCGAAGAGCCGTCGTCCGCACAGCCAGAGCCCTCCACGAAGCCGCAGACCGCGCAACAGCAGACCACGGAGAAGCCGCCGCGCGCCCGGCCGGAACCCGCCGCCGCTCAGCCGCGCCCTGCGCAACCACAGGATCCTCGGCTGCAGCTGGTCCCACAGCAAGCGGCCCCGGACGCGGGGCAGGCGGCTCGCGCTACCTCGTCCCCGCCGAAGGCGCCGACGGAGGCTTCCCGGAGTTCTTCTCCTGCGACTGCCGGGGAGGCTGCCCGAGGCTCCGCCGTCGGCTCCACCCCACTCGTCGGCCTGGCCGCCGCACCGGTCCCCCGCCGCCAGGGCACGAACCAGCCGCCTCCCCCGAAGCCGAGGCATCGTTGGCTACGACGTCGCACCTTCATCCTCGGAGGTATGGCCCTGGCGGCGGGCGGAACCGCCGCAGCCGTCTACGCCCTTGAGGATCCGTCCGTACCGCCGCCGGCTTTCTCGCTCAACAGCCCTGTGTCATCCATCGGCTTCAGCCCAGATGGCCGCACGCTGGCCGCCGGGGGCCAGGACGCGACCGTACTGTTGTGGGACGTAGCCGCCCGCAAACAATCTGCCCTGCTTGTCGGCCCGAGCTCGTACAACGTCAACGCCCTGGCCTTCAGCCCTGACGGCAAGCAGCTGGCCACCGCGAATGACGACGGCACCATCCGGCTGTGGAATCTCGCGGAGCGCACCAGCACTGCTCTGAGCAACGATCGGTATACCGGCGCCATCATGTCGGTGTCGTTTACCCCGGATGCGAGAACCCTAGTGTCCAGCACCGCCCAGTCCAGCGGCACCTATATCCAAGTATGGAATATCGCCACCCGCGCCCTGGCTACCGTCCAGACAACAGACTCCTCCAGCGATGGAAGTTCCTATTTTACTGCGTTGAGCCCCAACGGCAGGACAGTGGCCGGGCTCGGATTCGGTGACCAAAATGTCGTTGGCAAAGTTCGCCTGCTCGATCTAGCTTCGCATTCAGCGAGACCCGACAACTTCTTGGCCGATGTCGCACGGGGGACCTGCGTGGGCTTCGCCCCGGACGGCCGGATCATCGCCACCGGTACCGCCGAGACCAACACCATCCAACTGTGGAGCGTTGCCGCACTCGCGTCTGCCAGCAGCGACAGCGAGAGTTCGGCCCGGCCCGTCCGCATCCTGACAGGGCACCAACAGGCTGTGACATCCGTGGCATTCAGCCCGGACAGCAAGAGGCTGACAAGCGGCAGTAAGGACAAAACAGTCCGGGTTTGGGATGCAGCCACAGGAAACGTGTTGTCTAACTTCACGGGGAACAATGGAGCAGTCAACTCGGTGGCATTCGGCCACGACGGGAAGACTCTCGCCGCAGGCGGCCAGGACAAGGGCGTACGGCTATGGCAACTGTGA
- a CDS encoding transposase family protein, which yields MTKNNSSVEGPDGLVYTARLPLSRATLNWLADLLRGHLKKIGSRWRALPAGKIATIVLAVLRCDQRPGDLADGNGVHRTTVTRWVREVVGLLAARAPRLDRALKKIARKGGGIVLLDGSVIRTRRRTGAENRRNYSGKNKCHGLLVIALTDDRGRLLWVSAARPGRTSEITACRHDKLTQKLREVGLGAIADLGFVGLDDGGPDADPAVITGYKAARNRPLTRGQKPSNTALAAVRAPVEHGFAHLKNWRVLGKVRTDPAWATALIRALLVLTNREVAR from the coding sequence GTGACGAAAAACAACAGTTCCGTCGAGGGCCCTGACGGCCTTGTCTACACCGCCCGCCTGCCGCTGTCGCGTGCCACCCTGAACTGGCTCGCCGACCTGCTGCGCGGCCACCTCAAGAAGATCGGCTCGCGGTGGCGCGCCCTGCCCGCAGGGAAGATCGCCACCATCGTGCTGGCGGTGCTGCGCTGTGACCAGCGGCCCGGCGACCTGGCCGACGGCAACGGAGTGCACCGCACCACCGTGACCCGATGGGTCCGGGAGGTCGTCGGCCTGCTCGCCGCCCGCGCCCCACGCCTGGACCGGGCCCTGAAGAAGATCGCCCGAAAGGGCGGCGGCATCGTACTGCTGGACGGCTCGGTGATACGTACCCGGCGGCGCACCGGGGCCGAGAACCGGAGGAACTACTCCGGAAAGAATAAATGCCACGGCCTGCTCGTGATCGCCCTCACCGACGACCGGGGCCGACTGCTGTGGGTCTCGGCGGCCCGCCCCGGGCGCACCTCGGAGATCACCGCCTGCCGGCACGACAAGCTCACCCAGAAACTGCGGGAAGTCGGACTCGGAGCCATCGCCGACCTGGGATTCGTCGGCCTCGACGACGGCGGCCCCGACGCCGACCCGGCGGTGATCACCGGCTACAAGGCCGCCCGGAACCGACCCCTGACGCGAGGCCAGAAACCGTCCAACACGGCACTGGCAGCCGTCCGGGCACCCGTCGAGCACGGCTTCGCCCACCTCAAGAACTGGCGCGTCCTCGGCAAGGTACGCACCGACCCCGCCTGGGCGACCGCCCTGATCCGGGCCTTGCTTGTCCTCACGAACCGCGAAGTCGCCCGATGA